One Halobaculum sp. CBA1158 DNA segment encodes these proteins:
- a CDS encoding site-specific integrase, translating to MEEYTDRQVERVRRTVQEPNRSDILKTVRKGRRGNIASPKPNQRTKPSWSKATIRNNARDLRILAGQLQGLDEVEYEGTTWTGREGRDDYPDRLLDLTPEQVTELITEMSIERDWARSNERDYCLTVRNHFLAHDRVETATEIDYPQVGLENAAVDIETVPSREDLLTLIDSESIRDKAMYTVLWESGCRVTALASLKIKHWKPKGEGYGVVQVPGAYVTGLKGAEHSAKPITFARGYLDNWLSEHELSDDPEAPLFHGIRPQDDPSEHLHPHSVHQQLKRIARRTEEIDAEHISPHTFKHGRASEMRASDKYSKEDIEQILDWEEGTPMHGRYEHVTEIDEAERILRKHGFAPTDDGDSVEHRECPRCGTIVDIDAEYCPKCSLRQRNEPPRWWRIYRSITDEDDPVREKYREELPPADAAELVPDLFDHVKRVFLSGMIGGAVRSKVDGELAEEQKDTYHRSIEDPDDRQWVYDNISGIDQQHVEEHPHATDIRRIEPSELEG from the coding sequence GTGGAGGAATACACCGATCGACAGGTGGAACGCGTTAGGCGCACCGTCCAAGAACCAAATCGCTCGGACATCCTGAAAACTGTCCGGAAGGGGCGGCGAGGGAACATCGCGAGCCCGAAACCGAACCAGCGCACCAAGCCGTCGTGGAGCAAGGCGACAATCCGCAACAACGCTCGGGATCTCCGCATTCTTGCAGGACAACTGCAGGGGCTGGACGAGGTGGAGTACGAGGGTACGACGTGGACGGGTCGCGAGGGACGCGACGATTATCCCGACCGTCTCCTCGATCTCACGCCCGAACAAGTGACCGAACTGATCACCGAGATGTCCATCGAACGCGACTGGGCAAGAAGCAACGAGCGAGATTACTGCCTGACCGTACGGAATCACTTTCTCGCGCACGACCGAGTCGAGACTGCCACGGAAATCGACTATCCGCAGGTCGGACTGGAAAACGCCGCCGTGGATATCGAGACAGTTCCCAGCCGCGAGGATCTGCTCACGCTCATCGACAGCGAAAGCATCCGCGACAAGGCGATGTACACCGTTCTCTGGGAGTCGGGCTGTCGCGTCACCGCCCTTGCCTCCCTGAAGATCAAGCACTGGAAGCCGAAGGGCGAGGGATACGGCGTCGTCCAAGTTCCCGGCGCCTACGTCACCGGTCTCAAGGGTGCCGAACACTCGGCGAAACCCATCACATTCGCACGCGGGTACTTGGACAACTGGCTATCGGAACACGAGCTGTCCGACGATCCCGAGGCTCCTCTCTTCCACGGGATCCGCCCGCAAGATGATCCCTCCGAGCACCTGCACCCACACAGCGTTCACCAGCAACTCAAGCGGATCGCTCGTCGAACCGAGGAGATCGATGCCGAACACATCAGCCCGCACACCTTCAAGCACGGTCGCGCGAGCGAGATGCGGGCCTCCGACAAGTACAGCAAGGAAGATATCGAGCAGATCCTCGACTGGGAGGAGGGCACTCCGATGCACGGGAGATACGAACACGTCACGGAGATCGACGAGGCCGAACGTATCTTGAGAAAGCACGGCTTCGCGCCGACGGACGACGGCGACAGCGTCGAACACCGGGAGTGTCCTCGCTGCGGCACCATCGTGGACATAGATGCAGAGTACTGCCCGAAATGCTCGCTTCGGCAGCGCAACGAGCCCCCGCGCTGGTGGCGCATCTACCGCAGCATCACCGACGAGGACGATCCGGTTCGGGAGAAATATCGCGAAGAGCTACCGCCAGCCGACGCTGCCGAACTGGTTCCCGACCTCTTCGACCACGTGAAACGCGTGTTCCTGAGCGGGATGATCGGGGGTGCAGTCCGAAGCAAGGTTGACGGAGAACTTGCCGAAGAGCAGAAAGATACGTACCATCGGTCTATCGAAGACCCCGATGACAGGCAGTGGGTCTACGACAATATCAGCGGAATTGATCAACAGCACGTCGAAGAACATCCTCATGCAACGGACATCCGGCGTATCGAACCGAGCGAACTCGAAGGCTGA
- a CDS encoding site-specific integrase, which yields MTQERLARVQATIREVPTDGTVIQRCHEDAPEHQAMESLPVDSEDKPLLIEFDERLTRHKKDRYHTTLLQKTLAFCRYRNPPTPNGYDDSAHSISLEALLEEPSAAERFVDWITQHKTEDGDRIAPKTESHYRNMVRQYGDLMGDNGRPSHIENISSLSPRQKDTDPTPKRSNIHYWDESVVPILDSGKVHLRDKALIAVAWDSGARPSEIFRMKAGHLSDRGDYFLFEVEDSKTYDRTPHLQVSMPYLRKWLLEVDKMTNDVKLPTSPLSLPPDQPVWTKQKDSEKLKESTFEQRGSRIGNRLGYRRPTNLKQFRKSRASILAAKGVNQSTLRTRFGWEAGSSAPAHYIARFSDEANQQIADIDGAPIQIAEDYVEPSPIKCSSCEQWSPQHLEACFWCGSNLTGDEQTGDSEVERLRNKAEMNHAAKSNLRERISDYDVSASSMETALDIVEAMDSNPELTKESVAFTLMTEYDGINIDRVMELLGEGEDDLRTIFKGS from the coding sequence ATGACTCAGGAACGCCTCGCTCGGGTGCAGGCAACCATTCGGGAGGTACCGACTGACGGAACGGTCATACAGCGGTGTCACGAGGATGCCCCGGAACACCAAGCCATGGAATCCCTTCCCGTCGATTCAGAAGACAAACCGCTGCTGATAGAATTTGATGAACGCTTGACCCGACATAAAAAAGACAGATATCATACGACTCTTTTGCAGAAGACCCTCGCTTTCTGTAGATACCGAAATCCGCCAACACCGAACGGGTACGACGACTCCGCTCACAGCATCTCGCTTGAAGCACTTTTAGAGGAACCGAGCGCAGCAGAACGGTTCGTAGATTGGATCACTCAACACAAGACCGAAGATGGCGATCGAATTGCGCCGAAAACAGAGTCGCATTATCGAAATATGGTTCGGCAGTACGGCGATCTTATGGGAGACAATGGTCGACCGAGCCACATCGAAAATATCTCTAGCCTCTCTCCACGACAAAAAGACACTGATCCAACACCTAAACGAAGTAATATTCATTATTGGGATGAGTCAGTCGTTCCGATCTTGGACTCTGGGAAAGTTCACTTGCGAGATAAGGCCCTGATCGCAGTCGCATGGGACTCGGGTGCTCGCCCCTCGGAAATATTTAGGATGAAAGCTGGCCATCTTTCCGACCGGGGGGATTACTTCTTATTCGAGGTGGAAGACAGCAAAACATACGATCGAACCCCGCACCTGCAGGTCTCTATGCCGTACCTTCGTAAGTGGCTCTTGGAGGTTGACAAGATGACCAACGATGTCAAACTGCCGACCTCGCCTCTGTCCCTCCCTCCAGACCAGCCGGTATGGACAAAACAAAAAGACTCCGAGAAACTGAAGGAGTCAACATTTGAACAGCGTGGTAGTAGAATCGGAAACCGTCTCGGATATCGTCGACCAACAAATCTCAAACAATTTCGAAAAAGTCGAGCGAGCATACTCGCTGCGAAAGGGGTCAACCAATCCACACTTAGAACCCGATTCGGTTGGGAAGCTGGATCATCCGCTCCTGCACACTACATCGCGAGATTCAGCGATGAAGCGAACCAACAGATCGCAGATATCGACGGTGCGCCGATCCAAATCGCGGAGGACTATGTCGAGCCCTCGCCGATCAAATGCTCCAGTTGTGAGCAGTGGTCTCCCCAACATTTGGAGGCCTGTTTCTGGTGTGGCTCGAACCTGACCGGAGACGAGCAAACAGGGGACTCAGAAGTGGAGAGACTGCGTAACAAAGCGGAGATGAATCATGCCGCCAAGTCGAATCTGAGGGAACGGATTAGTGACTATGATGTGAGTGCTAGCTCGATGGAAACCGCTCTTGATATAGTTGAGGCGATGGACTCCAACCCCGAACTAACGAAAGAGAGTGTCGCATTCACCTTGATGACCGAATACGATGGGATCAACATCGATCGCGTGATGGAATTGTTGGGTGAGGGGGAGGATGACCTTCGAACTATTTTCAAGGGCTCGTAA